One Helianthus annuus cultivar XRQ/B chromosome 12, HanXRQr2.0-SUNRISE, whole genome shotgun sequence genomic region harbors:
- the LOC110896224 gene encoding protein ALP1-like — MALLYDAHEEQHHLPGMFGSLDCTHFVWRMCPTELRGQYMRGDHRYLNVMLEAVASQDLWIWHAFCGPPGSQNDINVLGQSPLFLTERNGTAPICPFYVNNHYYKRGYLLMDGIYPKWSVLVKSIPYPQEVDEKMFKRQHEAARKDVERAFGVLKSKWGVLNRPMRARTVKKIRNVVYTCIILHNMILKDDGNAIAPVHIRDPPVEPTFDDRVLGELMDEDTHWRLKHDLTVHLASQDLPHLLVDSDEE, encoded by the coding sequence ATGGCACTGTTATACGACGCACATGAAGAACAACATCACCTTCCAGGTATGTTCGGTAGCCTTGATTGCACCCATTTCGTCTGGCGAATGTGTCCCACCGAGCTTCGAGGGCAGTATATGAGAGGAGACCACCGATACCTGAATGTTATGCTCGAAGCAGTGGCGTCTcaagatttatggatttggcatgctttttgcgGTCCACCGGGTTCGCAGAACGATATCAATGTGCTAGGACAATCGCCGTTATTCTTAACGGAACGAAATGGAACCGCGCCAATATGTCCATTTTACGTCAACAACCATTATTACAAACGTGGTTATTTGCTCATGGATGGAATCTACCCAAAATGGTCCGTGCTTGTGAAATCGATCCCATACCCTCAAGAAGTAGACGAAAAGATGTTCAAAAGGCAACACGAGGCGGCAAGAAAAGACGTCGAAAGGGCTTTTGGGGTTTTGAAGTCAAAATGGGGTGTCTTGAATCGGCCGATGCGAGCAAGGACGGTTAAAAAAATTAGGAATGTTGTGTACACGTgtattattttacacaacatgattttaAAAGACGACGGAAACGCGATTGCACCGGTACACATTCGGGATCCTCCGGTCGAGCCCACGTTTGATGATAGGGTGTTGGGCGAGCTAATGGATGAAGATACGCATTGGAGACTTAAACACGATCTCACGGTTCATCTCGCAAGTCAAGATTTGCCCCACCTGTTGGTTGATTCTGACGAAGAGTag
- the LOC110893766 gene encoding NAC domain-containing protein 75 isoform X1 → MVKATANTVDERIRTRMNISSSDLIDAKLEEHQLCGSKHCPGCGHRLEGKPDWVGLPAGVKFDPTDQELIEHLEAKVEAKNLKSHPLIDEFIPTIEGEDGICYTHPEKLPGVTRDGLSRHFFHRPSKAYTTGTRKRRKIQTECDLQGGETRWHKTGKTRPVMVNGKQKGCKKILVLYTNFGKNRKPEKTNWVMHQYHLGQNEEEREGELVVSKIFYQTQPRQCNWSERASNNNVLSNVIPIEGANNEMSRSGSGSCSSKEINIANTSTRAHNNMDELSAVSVSAVMSSYNPMDHMQHLKGVDHFSFVPFRKSFDEVGTTGGEASTGRDIGVVGGITCNEHDLQRQQQQQHVTQHNPHHQQMAAAAFHVSRASHPVSTLVSPPHPPHHLHHTSIMLDEDSFHVSRIMDNFQQQHQHHHKMGGGRSTSGLEELIMGCTPSSSTDIKEESSITNHQEADWLKYSTFWPGPDSQDHH, encoded by the exons ATGGTTAAAGCCACAG CGAATACGGTTGATGAACGAATACGAACAAGAATGAATATCAGCAGCTCTGATCTCATTGATGCAAAGCTTGAAGAACATCAGTTATGTGGATCCAAACACTGTCCCGGTTGCGGTCATCGACTTGAAGGAAAACCG GATTGGGTGGGTCTACCAGCAGGAGTTAAATTTGATCCAACGGATCAGGAACTGATCGAACATCTTGAAGCCAAAGTTGAAGCCAAGAACTTGAAATCTCACCCGTTGATTGATGAATTCATCCCTACAATTGAAGGTGAAGATGGGATTTGTTATACTCATCCTGAAAAGCTTCCAG GTGTTACAAGAGACGGGTTGAGTAGACACTTCTTCCATCGGCCGTCTAAAGCATACACCACGGGAActagaaaaagaagaaagatcCAAACCGAATGTGATCTACAAGGTGGTGAAACGCGTTGGCACAAAACAGGCAAGACTCGACCAGTTATGGTTAATGGGAAGCAAAAAGGGTGTAAGAAAATATTGGTGCTCTACACAAACTTTGGTAAAAATCGAAAACCCGAGAAAACCAATTGGGTAATGCATCAATACCACCTTGGACAAAATGAGGAAGAACGCGAGGGTGAGCTTGTGGTGTCGAAGATATTTTATCAGACTCAACCACGACAATGCAATTGGTCCGAAAGGGCTAGTAATAACAATGTGTTATCGAATGTGATCCCCATCGAGGGGGCAAATAATGAAATGAGCAGGAGTGGAAGTGGCAGTTGTTCATCAAAAGAGATTAACATAGCTAACACTTCTACTCGTGCTCATAATAACATGGATGAACTCTCTGCGGTTAGCGTTAGTGCAGTTATGTCGAGCTACAATCCCATGGACCATATGCAACATCTAAAAGGCGTCGATCATTTTAGCTTTGTTCCGTTTCGGAAAAGCTTTGACGAG GTGGGTACTACCGGAGGAGAAGCTTCAACCGGAAGGGATATAGGAGTGGTGGGAGGTATCACGTGCAATGAACATGACCTACAAagacaacagcaacaacaacacgTGACCCAACACAATCCACATCATCAACAGATGGCAGCTGCTGCATTCCACGTCAGCAGGGCAAGTCATCCTGTATCCACTCTTGTATCGCCACCTCATCCGCCACATCACCTGCATCACACCTCCATTATGCTTGATGAGGACTCATTCCATGTCTCAAGAATCATGGACAATTTTCAG CAGCAGCATCAACATCATCATAAGATGGGAGGAGGGAGATCAACATCAGGATTGGAGGAACTGATAATGGGGTGCACTCCATCATCATCAACTGATATTAAAGAA GAATCATCAATCACAAACCACCAAGAGGCAGACTGGTTGAAGTACTCCACCTTCTGGCCTGGTCCTGACAGTCAAGATCATCATTGA
- the LOC110893766 gene encoding NAC domain-containing protein 75 isoform X2, whose protein sequence is MVKATANTVDERIRTRMNISSSDLIDAKLEEHQLCGSKHCPGCGHRLEGKPDWVGLPAGVKFDPTDQELIEHLEAKVEAKNLKSHPLIDEFIPTIEGEDGICYTHPEKLPGVTRDGLSRHFFHRPSKAYTTGTRKRRKIQTECDLQGGETRWHKTGKTRPVMVNGKQKGCKKILVLYTNFGKNRKPEKTNWVMHQYHLGQNEEEREGELVVSKIFYQTQPRQCNWSERASNNNVLSNVIPIEGANNEMSRSGSGSCSSKEINIANTSTRAHNNMDELSAVSVSAVMSSYNPMDHMQHLKGVDHFSFVPFRKSFDEVGTTGGEASTGRDIGVVGGITCNEHDLQRQQQQQHVTQHNPHHQQMAAAAFHVSRASHPVSTLVSPPHPPHHLHHTSIMLDEDSFHVSRIMDNFQQHQHHHKMGGGRSTSGLEELIMGCTPSSSTDIKEESSITNHQEADWLKYSTFWPGPDSQDHH, encoded by the exons ATGGTTAAAGCCACAG CGAATACGGTTGATGAACGAATACGAACAAGAATGAATATCAGCAGCTCTGATCTCATTGATGCAAAGCTTGAAGAACATCAGTTATGTGGATCCAAACACTGTCCCGGTTGCGGTCATCGACTTGAAGGAAAACCG GATTGGGTGGGTCTACCAGCAGGAGTTAAATTTGATCCAACGGATCAGGAACTGATCGAACATCTTGAAGCCAAAGTTGAAGCCAAGAACTTGAAATCTCACCCGTTGATTGATGAATTCATCCCTACAATTGAAGGTGAAGATGGGATTTGTTATACTCATCCTGAAAAGCTTCCAG GTGTTACAAGAGACGGGTTGAGTAGACACTTCTTCCATCGGCCGTCTAAAGCATACACCACGGGAActagaaaaagaagaaagatcCAAACCGAATGTGATCTACAAGGTGGTGAAACGCGTTGGCACAAAACAGGCAAGACTCGACCAGTTATGGTTAATGGGAAGCAAAAAGGGTGTAAGAAAATATTGGTGCTCTACACAAACTTTGGTAAAAATCGAAAACCCGAGAAAACCAATTGGGTAATGCATCAATACCACCTTGGACAAAATGAGGAAGAACGCGAGGGTGAGCTTGTGGTGTCGAAGATATTTTATCAGACTCAACCACGACAATGCAATTGGTCCGAAAGGGCTAGTAATAACAATGTGTTATCGAATGTGATCCCCATCGAGGGGGCAAATAATGAAATGAGCAGGAGTGGAAGTGGCAGTTGTTCATCAAAAGAGATTAACATAGCTAACACTTCTACTCGTGCTCATAATAACATGGATGAACTCTCTGCGGTTAGCGTTAGTGCAGTTATGTCGAGCTACAATCCCATGGACCATATGCAACATCTAAAAGGCGTCGATCATTTTAGCTTTGTTCCGTTTCGGAAAAGCTTTGACGAG GTGGGTACTACCGGAGGAGAAGCTTCAACCGGAAGGGATATAGGAGTGGTGGGAGGTATCACGTGCAATGAACATGACCTACAAagacaacagcaacaacaacacgTGACCCAACACAATCCACATCATCAACAGATGGCAGCTGCTGCATTCCACGTCAGCAGGGCAAGTCATCCTGTATCCACTCTTGTATCGCCACCTCATCCGCCACATCACCTGCATCACACCTCCATTATGCTTGATGAGGACTCATTCCATGTCTCAAGAATCATGGACAATTTTCAG CAGCATCAACATCATCATAAGATGGGAGGAGGGAGATCAACATCAGGATTGGAGGAACTGATAATGGGGTGCACTCCATCATCATCAACTGATATTAAAGAA GAATCATCAATCACAAACCACCAAGAGGCAGACTGGTTGAAGTACTCCACCTTCTGGCCTGGTCCTGACAGTCAAGATCATCATTGA
- the LOC110893766 gene encoding NAC domain-containing protein 75 isoform X3, whose product MNISSSDLIDAKLEEHQLCGSKHCPGCGHRLEGKPDWVGLPAGVKFDPTDQELIEHLEAKVEAKNLKSHPLIDEFIPTIEGEDGICYTHPEKLPGVTRDGLSRHFFHRPSKAYTTGTRKRRKIQTECDLQGGETRWHKTGKTRPVMVNGKQKGCKKILVLYTNFGKNRKPEKTNWVMHQYHLGQNEEEREGELVVSKIFYQTQPRQCNWSERASNNNVLSNVIPIEGANNEMSRSGSGSCSSKEINIANTSTRAHNNMDELSAVSVSAVMSSYNPMDHMQHLKGVDHFSFVPFRKSFDEVGTTGGEASTGRDIGVVGGITCNEHDLQRQQQQQHVTQHNPHHQQMAAAAFHVSRASHPVSTLVSPPHPPHHLHHTSIMLDEDSFHVSRIMDNFQQQHQHHHKMGGGRSTSGLEELIMGCTPSSSTDIKEESSITNHQEADWLKYSTFWPGPDSQDHH is encoded by the exons ATGAATATCAGCAGCTCTGATCTCATTGATGCAAAGCTTGAAGAACATCAGTTATGTGGATCCAAACACTGTCCCGGTTGCGGTCATCGACTTGAAGGAAAACCG GATTGGGTGGGTCTACCAGCAGGAGTTAAATTTGATCCAACGGATCAGGAACTGATCGAACATCTTGAAGCCAAAGTTGAAGCCAAGAACTTGAAATCTCACCCGTTGATTGATGAATTCATCCCTACAATTGAAGGTGAAGATGGGATTTGTTATACTCATCCTGAAAAGCTTCCAG GTGTTACAAGAGACGGGTTGAGTAGACACTTCTTCCATCGGCCGTCTAAAGCATACACCACGGGAActagaaaaagaagaaagatcCAAACCGAATGTGATCTACAAGGTGGTGAAACGCGTTGGCACAAAACAGGCAAGACTCGACCAGTTATGGTTAATGGGAAGCAAAAAGGGTGTAAGAAAATATTGGTGCTCTACACAAACTTTGGTAAAAATCGAAAACCCGAGAAAACCAATTGGGTAATGCATCAATACCACCTTGGACAAAATGAGGAAGAACGCGAGGGTGAGCTTGTGGTGTCGAAGATATTTTATCAGACTCAACCACGACAATGCAATTGGTCCGAAAGGGCTAGTAATAACAATGTGTTATCGAATGTGATCCCCATCGAGGGGGCAAATAATGAAATGAGCAGGAGTGGAAGTGGCAGTTGTTCATCAAAAGAGATTAACATAGCTAACACTTCTACTCGTGCTCATAATAACATGGATGAACTCTCTGCGGTTAGCGTTAGTGCAGTTATGTCGAGCTACAATCCCATGGACCATATGCAACATCTAAAAGGCGTCGATCATTTTAGCTTTGTTCCGTTTCGGAAAAGCTTTGACGAG GTGGGTACTACCGGAGGAGAAGCTTCAACCGGAAGGGATATAGGAGTGGTGGGAGGTATCACGTGCAATGAACATGACCTACAAagacaacagcaacaacaacacgTGACCCAACACAATCCACATCATCAACAGATGGCAGCTGCTGCATTCCACGTCAGCAGGGCAAGTCATCCTGTATCCACTCTTGTATCGCCACCTCATCCGCCACATCACCTGCATCACACCTCCATTATGCTTGATGAGGACTCATTCCATGTCTCAAGAATCATGGACAATTTTCAG CAGCAGCATCAACATCATCATAAGATGGGAGGAGGGAGATCAACATCAGGATTGGAGGAACTGATAATGGGGTGCACTCCATCATCATCAACTGATATTAAAGAA GAATCATCAATCACAAACCACCAAGAGGCAGACTGGTTGAAGTACTCCACCTTCTGGCCTGGTCCTGACAGTCAAGATCATCATTGA